A region of Vitis vinifera cultivar Pinot Noir 40024 chromosome 13, ASM3070453v1 DNA encodes the following proteins:
- the LOC100244465 gene encoding transcription factor GTE6 isoform X2: MEPMDASISDTRNMETGKNQGNAAQVESLKSRVDDIFTKVDKLEQRVNEVEQFYLTASKKQLNVSKGSSIVKDKDKDKERHVASVKKQQQDASRREAAAAKRMQELMRQFGTILRQITQHKWAWPFMQPVDVEGLGLHDYYEVIEKPMDFSTIKNKMEAKDGAGYKNVREICADVRLVFKNAMKYNDERRDVHVMAKTLLGKFEEKWLQLLPKVAEEDKRREEEEAEAQLDMHLAQEAAHAKMARDISNELFEIDMHLDDIREIIVQKCRYLMMRNPKALLHLFHDAMILWSISSSISLSSEMIDPRKRVTF; encoded by the exons ATGGAACCAATGGATGCATCAATTTCAGATACTAGGAACATGGAAACGGGAAAGAACCAAGGTAATGCTGCACAAGTGGAGAGTTTGAAGTCTCGCGTTGATGATATATTCACAAAGGTCGACAAG CTTGAGCAAAGAGTGAATGAGGTTGAGCAATTCTACTTGACTGCAAGTAAGAAGCAATTGAATGTTTCTAAAGGTAGTTCAATTGTGAAGGATAAGGATAAGGATAAGGAGAGACATGTTGCTAGTGTAAAAAAGCAGCAGCAAGATGCATCACGCAGGGAAGCAGCTGCTGCAAAGAGAATGCAAGAGCTTATGCGTCAGTTTGGCACAATATTACGTCAG ATCACGCAGCACAAGTGGGCCTGGCCCTTTATGCAGCCTGTAGATGTTGAAGGCCTTGGTTTGCATGACTATTATGAG GTTATTGAGAAGCCCATGGACTTCagtacaataaaaaataaaatggaagcAAAGGATGGTGCCGGATATAAGAATGTCAGGGAGATATGTGCTGATGTGAGGTTGGTTTTCAAGAATGCAATGAAGTATAATGATGAGAGAAGAGATGTTCACGTTATGGCCAAAACTTTGTTGGGGAAATTTGAGGAGAAGTGGCTCCAGCTTCTGCCAAAAGTTGCAGAAGAG GACAAAAGAcgagaagaggaagaagcagaGGCACAATTAGATATGCATCTTGCCCAGGAGGCTGCTCATGCCAAAATGGCTAGAGATATAAGTAATGAG CTTTTCGAGATTGATATGCATTTGGATGACATCAGAGAAATAATTGTTCAGAAGTGCAG GTATTTGATGATGCGAAATCCAAAGGCACTTCTTCACTTATTCCATGATGCAATGATTTTGTGGTCAATCTCTTCTTCAATCTCCCTTTCTTCTGAGATGATTGACCCAAGAAAGCGAGTTACCttctga
- the LOC100244465 gene encoding transcription factor GTE6 isoform X1 — translation MEPMDASISDTRNMETGKNQGNAAQVESLKSRVDDIFTKVDKLEQRVNEVEQFYLTASKKQLNVSKGSSIVKDKDKDKERHVASVKKQQQDASRREAAAAKRMQELMRQFGTILRQITQHKWAWPFMQPVDVEGLGLHDYYEVIEKPMDFSTIKNKMEAKDGAGYKNVREICADVRLVFKNAMKYNDERRDVHVMAKTLLGKFEEKWLQLLPKVAEEDKRREEEEAEAQLDMHLAQEAAHAKMARDISNELFEIDMHLDDIREIIVQKCRKTSTEEKRKLGAALSRLSAEDLSKALEIVAQSNPSFQATAEEVHLDIDAQRESTLWRLKFFVKDALEIQGKSSASMGGNNTATTTNNNHPTTNNNSKRKKEICDAIAKTAKKKNKKAPS, via the exons ATGGAACCAATGGATGCATCAATTTCAGATACTAGGAACATGGAAACGGGAAAGAACCAAGGTAATGCTGCACAAGTGGAGAGTTTGAAGTCTCGCGTTGATGATATATTCACAAAGGTCGACAAG CTTGAGCAAAGAGTGAATGAGGTTGAGCAATTCTACTTGACTGCAAGTAAGAAGCAATTGAATGTTTCTAAAGGTAGTTCAATTGTGAAGGATAAGGATAAGGATAAGGAGAGACATGTTGCTAGTGTAAAAAAGCAGCAGCAAGATGCATCACGCAGGGAAGCAGCTGCTGCAAAGAGAATGCAAGAGCTTATGCGTCAGTTTGGCACAATATTACGTCAG ATCACGCAGCACAAGTGGGCCTGGCCCTTTATGCAGCCTGTAGATGTTGAAGGCCTTGGTTTGCATGACTATTATGAG GTTATTGAGAAGCCCATGGACTTCagtacaataaaaaataaaatggaagcAAAGGATGGTGCCGGATATAAGAATGTCAGGGAGATATGTGCTGATGTGAGGTTGGTTTTCAAGAATGCAATGAAGTATAATGATGAGAGAAGAGATGTTCACGTTATGGCCAAAACTTTGTTGGGGAAATTTGAGGAGAAGTGGCTCCAGCTTCTGCCAAAAGTTGCAGAAGAG GACAAAAGAcgagaagaggaagaagcagaGGCACAATTAGATATGCATCTTGCCCAGGAGGCTGCTCATGCCAAAATGGCTAGAGATATAAGTAATGAG CTTTTCGAGATTGATATGCATTTGGATGACATCAGAGAAATAATTGTTCAGAAGTGCAG AAAAACATCAActgaagagaaaagaaaacttgGAGCTGCCCTCTCTAGATTGTCCGCAGAAGATCTCAGTAAGGCTCTGGAGATTGTTGCTCAGAGCAACCCAAGCTTCCAAGCCACAGCTGAGGAGGTGCACCTTGACATTGATGCACAG AGGGAGTCCACCTTATGGAGGTTGAAGTTTTTTGTGAAGGATGCGTTGGAAATCCAGGGAAAGAGTTCAGCAAGCATGGGGGGAAATAACACGGCCACCACCACCAATAACAACCACCCCACCACCAACAACAACAGCAAACGGAAAAAAGAGATATGTGATGCTATTGCCAAGACtgcaaagaagaagaataaaaaggCTCCCTCTTGA